One part of the Bdellovibrio sp. KM01 genome encodes these proteins:
- a CDS encoding regulatory protein RecX: MSDEKDPQNESESQQDRIAAAKRKVMDLLAARDHSEQELRTKLRGKFADEDGSDEAIEEAISFANEKNWLGDPSDYAARLADTLHRRNKGICYINNYLKEKGLPTVESDSALELDKAMAIITNKFNEDYKFSREEKARVGRLLTSRGFDSETVRKVIYEKL, from the coding sequence ATGTCTGACGAAAAAGACCCACAAAATGAATCGGAAAGCCAACAAGACAGAATCGCTGCTGCTAAACGCAAAGTGATGGATTTGTTGGCGGCACGTGATCATTCTGAGCAAGAGCTTAGAACTAAGTTGCGTGGAAAATTCGCAGACGAGGATGGCAGCGATGAAGCCATCGAGGAAGCCATCTCTTTCGCCAATGAAAAAAATTGGTTGGGGGATCCTTCTGACTATGCTGCTCGCCTGGCAGACACGCTTCACCGCCGCAACAAGGGTATCTGTTACATCAACAACTACCTGAAAGAAAAAGGCCTGCCCACTGTGGAGTCCGATTCTGCGCTGGAGCTGGATAAGGCAATGGCGATTATAACGAACAAGTTTAATGAAGATTATAAGTTTTCTCGAGAGGAAAAAGCCCGCGTGGGACGCTTGCTGACTTCTCGAGGATTTGATTCCGAGACCGTTAGAAAGGTTATTTATGAAAAGCTCTGA
- the rpsI gene encoding 30S ribosomal protein S9 — protein sequence MAAAEKFFYATGRRKTSSARVFLKPGKGTITINGKKSEDYLSRMQSRMVIVQPLDLLNQIGKFDANITVAGGGESGQAGAIRLGITRALIAFNPEFKGTLKKAGFITRDPRMVERKKYGKAGARRRFQYSKR from the coding sequence ATGGCAGCAGCAGAAAAATTCTTTTATGCAACTGGAAGAAGAAAAACGTCATCAGCACGTGTTTTCTTGAAGCCTGGTAAAGGCACTATCACTATCAACGGTAAAAAATCTGAAGACTACCTTAGCCGTATGCAATCTCGCATGGTTATCGTACAGCCTTTGGATCTTTTGAACCAAATCGGTAAGTTCGACGCAAACATCACTGTAGCAGGTGGTGGTGAGTCTGGACAAGCTGGTGCGATCCGCTTGGGTATCACTCGTGCATTGATCGCTTTCAACCCAGAGTTCAAAGGAACTCTTAAGAAAGCTGGATTCATCACTCGTGACCCTCGTATGGTTGAGCGTAAAAAATACGGTAAAGCCGGCGCTCGTCGTAGATTCCAATACTCTAAACGTTAA
- the alaS gene encoding alanine--tRNA ligase encodes MKSSEIRNAFIQYFEKNGHKAVASSSLIPENDPTLLFANAGMNQFKNTFLGLEKRDYSRAVTSQKCVRAGGKHNDLENVGFTARHHTFFEMLGNFSFGDYFKKDAIHFAWEFLTKTLAIPKEKLYVTVHISDDEAADIWHTQEGIPRDRIFRFDKDNFWKMGDTGPCGPCTEIFYDHGPEAGKISDPFKGIEAGEDRFVEIWNLVFMQYFENPPGTLTPLPKPSVDTGAGLERVTAAMQGKFNNYDTDLFLPMIELACKIGGVKYITDKKVLTTDAKAAETTSALRVLADHCRSTSFLIADGALPSNEGRGYVLRRIMRRAIRYGRKLSADKSFLPGMAEALIENMGKVYPELSSRRDHILNTIRDEEDRFLATLDKGTEILTAELAKAKAAGVKELSGEVVFRMYDTYGFPADLTRVIANENGIEVNEDAFEKEMEANRAKSKASWKGKSMGADEAHMIKFAKDYLQSGKSVKFLGYDGTIGDGTVMALSNGQAVVNELKTGDTGLIILDATAFYGEGGGQAGDVGYIMQDTNRARVANTTKIDDIILHHVEVEHGSFKTGAKVLSGVDPVERRNTASNHSATHLLHAALRKVLGVHVTQAGSLVDADKTRFDFTHNKPVSTEEIRKIEDMVNEQIARGLEVKTELMPHKQAIEKGAMALFGEKYANDVRVLTMGDFSCELCGGTHVKNTANIRLFKIVSESGVSSGVRRVEAITGDSAVKYAMSSIAHLDEALAAAGLQKSAHYLKHLEVTGEKATLANRVESIKEQVKTLEKEIKKLQGGQVNVDELAGKAMAFKSKSGVSAKLVLADVPMDDREVLAKVTDDLKNKIQSGIVVVVGQGDGSNPIIVSVSKDLTGDLKAGDVLKEVAAIMGGKGGGRPDFAQGAAPDRSKIGDAFTKVRSTLGL; translated from the coding sequence ATGAAAAGCTCTGAGATCAGAAATGCTTTTATTCAATACTTCGAAAAGAATGGACACAAAGCTGTCGCTTCTTCTTCTTTGATTCCAGAAAACGATCCGACGTTGCTTTTTGCAAATGCGGGTATGAATCAATTTAAAAATACTTTCTTGGGTCTTGAAAAGCGCGACTACTCCCGTGCCGTGACTTCGCAAAAATGTGTGCGCGCCGGCGGGAAACACAATGACTTGGAAAACGTAGGCTTCACAGCACGTCACCACACTTTCTTTGAAATGTTGGGTAACTTCTCTTTTGGCGATTACTTCAAGAAAGACGCGATTCATTTTGCTTGGGAATTCCTGACTAAGACTTTGGCTATTCCAAAAGAAAAGCTTTATGTCACGGTTCATATCTCTGACGATGAAGCGGCCGACATCTGGCACACTCAAGAAGGCATCCCTCGCGATCGCATCTTCCGCTTCGACAAAGACAATTTCTGGAAAATGGGCGACACAGGTCCTTGCGGTCCTTGTACAGAGATCTTCTACGATCACGGTCCTGAAGCAGGTAAAATTTCTGATCCGTTCAAAGGTATCGAAGCTGGTGAAGACCGTTTCGTTGAAATTTGGAACCTGGTATTCATGCAGTACTTCGAAAATCCTCCAGGGACTTTGACTCCGCTTCCAAAACCATCTGTGGATACTGGCGCAGGTCTTGAGCGTGTGACGGCAGCGATGCAGGGTAAATTCAATAACTACGATACAGATTTGTTCCTGCCTATGATTGAACTGGCTTGCAAAATCGGTGGCGTAAAATACATCACTGACAAAAAAGTATTGACGACTGATGCAAAGGCGGCAGAAACAACTTCTGCTCTTCGCGTATTGGCTGACCACTGCCGCTCGACTTCATTCTTGATCGCGGACGGTGCTTTGCCATCAAACGAAGGCCGTGGTTACGTTCTTCGCCGTATCATGAGACGTGCAATCCGTTACGGACGTAAACTTTCTGCCGACAAATCATTCTTGCCAGGTATGGCGGAAGCCTTGATCGAAAATATGGGCAAAGTTTATCCGGAACTTTCCTCTCGTCGTGATCACATCCTAAACACGATCCGTGACGAAGAAGACCGCTTCTTGGCAACTTTAGATAAAGGAACTGAAATCCTGACAGCCGAGCTTGCAAAAGCAAAAGCAGCAGGAGTTAAAGAACTTTCTGGCGAAGTTGTCTTCCGCATGTACGACACTTACGGTTTCCCTGCCGATTTGACTCGCGTGATCGCGAATGAAAACGGTATTGAAGTAAACGAAGATGCTTTCGAAAAAGAAATGGAAGCAAATCGTGCGAAATCCAAAGCTTCGTGGAAAGGCAAATCCATGGGGGCTGACGAAGCTCACATGATCAAATTTGCCAAAGACTATCTTCAATCCGGCAAGTCCGTGAAGTTTTTGGGTTACGATGGCACCATCGGTGACGGCACTGTGATGGCTCTTTCTAATGGCCAAGCGGTTGTAAACGAACTTAAAACGGGCGACACGGGTCTTATCATCCTGGATGCAACTGCGTTCTATGGTGAAGGCGGCGGTCAAGCTGGTGACGTTGGTTACATCATGCAAGACACCAACCGCGCTCGCGTAGCGAACACGACGAAAATCGACGACATCATTCTTCACCACGTTGAAGTTGAACACGGCTCCTTTAAAACTGGCGCAAAAGTTCTCAGCGGTGTTGATCCCGTCGAAAGAAGAAACACAGCAAGTAATCACTCAGCGACTCACTTGTTGCATGCAGCTCTTCGTAAAGTTTTGGGCGTTCATGTTACTCAAGCCGGTTCTTTGGTAGATGCTGATAAAACTCGCTTCGACTTCACTCACAATAAACCCGTAAGCACCGAGGAAATCCGCAAGATCGAAGACATGGTGAACGAACAAATCGCTCGCGGTCTTGAAGTAAAAACTGAATTGATGCCCCACAAACAAGCGATCGAAAAAGGCGCTATGGCTTTGTTCGGCGAAAAGTACGCTAACGACGTTCGCGTACTGACAATGGGTGATTTTTCTTGCGAGCTTTGCGGCGGTACTCACGTTAAAAATACAGCGAACATCCGCTTGTTCAAAATCGTTTCTGAATCTGGCGTAAGCTCGGGTGTACGTCGCGTGGAAGCAATCACGGGTGATTCTGCGGTTAAATACGCGATGAGCTCGATCGCCCACTTGGATGAGGCTTTGGCAGCAGCTGGTTTGCAAAAATCTGCTCACTACTTAAAGCACCTGGAAGTGACTGGCGAAAAAGCGACTTTGGCGAATCGTGTGGAGTCGATCAAAGAACAAGTGAAAACTCTTGAGAAAGAAATCAAGAAACTTCAAGGTGGCCAAGTGAACGTGGATGAACTTGCGGGTAAGGCAATGGCATTCAAATCTAAATCTGGCGTTTCTGCAAAACTGGTTTTGGCAGATGTACCGATGGATGACCGTGAAGTTTTGGCAAAAGTAACTGACGATCTTAAAAACAAAATCCAATCTGGAATTGTCGTGGTTGTCGGCCAAGGTGATGGCTCCAACCCCATCATCGTTTCCGTTTCTAAAGACCTGACTGGCGATTTGAAGGCCGGCGATGTTCTAAAAGAAGTGGCTGCGATCATGGGTGGTAAAGGTGGCGGCCGCCCTGACTTTGCTCAAGGTGCAGCTCCTGACCGCTCTAAAATCGGTGATGCATTCACAAAAGTACGCAGCACCCTAGGCCTATAA
- a CDS encoding methyl-accepting chemotaxis protein, which translates to MFKKIGIGKSLLLYVFASASFVLIVGCAFFYTSQQALNALGKASEFGISSLSIQNKLIKSMALVHSNILPLAADTDKDSRDIRVELVGGFIKELKSLREKCGENCKSIDEDLSKYEASWKDIQGSLAKNDLPNSANKILNNLNPIAEKIFDKLDKAATETDKLTATLLADAEKDSMNKKKLLLSMICTLVISVVGLGFLFQKRLVTALKSVVERVHHSVVETTSKSQSISESNVKLSQSSTTQAASIEETVASLEEMSSMIQRNAEGAATAAELSTQSTKAATEGGQEIERLITYMKEIYSGSKKIEEIISVIDDIAFQTNLLALNAAVEAARAGEQGKGFAVVADAVRTLAQRSANSAKEISGLIKESVGQAERGTKVADNSGAALTKIISSIEKVSALNGEISEACQQQALGIKQLSQAMSEIDKTTQTNAAVAEDLSQSSSILLGEAESLSAATDELNLMLQGRKKASWEDEKSAA; encoded by the coding sequence GTGTTCAAGAAAATTGGCATCGGTAAATCTTTGTTATTGTACGTTTTCGCGTCAGCATCTTTTGTCCTTATAGTAGGATGCGCTTTTTTCTATACCAGCCAACAGGCTTTGAATGCTTTAGGAAAAGCGAGTGAATTCGGAATCTCCTCTTTGTCTATACAAAACAAGCTCATTAAATCAATGGCCCTGGTGCACTCCAACATCTTGCCACTCGCAGCCGATACTGATAAAGACTCGCGGGATATCCGCGTGGAACTTGTGGGTGGTTTTATCAAAGAATTGAAATCACTTCGTGAAAAATGTGGAGAAAATTGCAAATCGATCGATGAAGATCTGTCAAAATATGAAGCATCCTGGAAGGATATCCAGGGCTCTTTGGCGAAAAACGACTTGCCAAATTCTGCCAATAAAATTCTGAATAACCTAAATCCAATTGCCGAGAAAATTTTCGATAAGTTGGATAAAGCGGCGACCGAAACAGACAAACTCACAGCCACTCTTCTTGCTGACGCAGAAAAAGACAGCATGAACAAAAAGAAACTGTTGCTGAGCATGATTTGCACTCTGGTTATTTCTGTTGTGGGTCTGGGATTCTTGTTCCAAAAACGTCTGGTCACCGCACTTAAATCAGTTGTGGAACGTGTTCACCACTCTGTGGTCGAAACAACTTCCAAATCACAAAGCATTTCTGAATCCAACGTTAAACTGTCACAATCTTCCACGACACAAGCCGCCTCTATTGAAGAAACTGTGGCTTCACTGGAAGAAATGTCCAGCATGATCCAACGAAATGCCGAAGGTGCTGCGACAGCTGCGGAACTTTCCACTCAAAGCACGAAAGCTGCGACGGAAGGTGGCCAGGAAATTGAACGCCTGATCACTTATATGAAAGAAATCTATTCAGGTTCCAAAAAAATCGAAGAGATCATTTCCGTTATCGATGATATCGCTTTCCAAACAAATTTATTGGCATTAAATGCCGCCGTGGAAGCCGCGCGCGCTGGCGAACAGGGTAAAGGTTTTGCGGTCGTTGCTGACGCCGTAAGAACTTTAGCACAAAGATCAGCAAACTCTGCAAAAGAGATCAGCGGTCTTATCAAAGAAAGCGTCGGCCAAGCCGAACGCGGAACAAAAGTAGCAGATAATTCTGGTGCTGCCCTGACAAAAATTATCAGCTCAATCGAAAAAGTGTCTGCACTGAATGGCGAGATCTCCGAAGCCTGCCAACAGCAAGCTCTCGGCATCAAACAATTAAGCCAAGCAATGAGCGAAATCGACAAAACAACTCAGACAAACGCGGCTGTTGCTGAAGATCTCTCCCAATCCTCAAGTATATTGCTCGGGGAAGCGGAATCTCTAAGTGCAGCAACTGATGAACTCAACCTAATGCTCCAAGGCCGCAAAAAAGCCAGCTGGGAAGACGAAAAATCCGCAGCATAA
- a CDS encoding prolyl oligopeptidase family protein, with amino-acid sequence MSQSEQDPYLWLEEVEGTKALDFAKAENDVTIKHFKSNPDFKNIEADYRKIFFAKDRVPAVTLTNGELYNFWQDEKNLRGVWRKTSVASYQTANPKWDVILDLDAVSKAENENWVWKGASFRRPGYDRVLLHLSRGGKDAVVVREFDLKTKSFVKDGFFIPESKTNASWKDQDTLFVGTDWGPGSMTTSGYPRIVKTWKRGTPLTSAETLAEANTTDMSAYAYTLYDEGKPFYFHQIRKGFYSTKLWYHDKSGKAVLVPKPDDAESWSLFKGNLLIELRSDYKDMKAGTLLAIPLGNLDLGEKAISQAQVVFAPTDKRFIEGGCNIKNHMIMVVSNNVLTQMEKVTFTPPNTWKSEPIALGSNGMASCYDGDDDSDIYLATYTDFLTPTSYYMANASDPKNKFTLLKQAAKRFDSSSLTTSRFEATSKDGTKIPYFVVHKKNLKLDGSHPTLQYGYGGFQQSMTPSYLGAFGKVWAEKGGVYVLTNLRGGGEFGPKWHQAVLKENRYKVYEDNVAISEDLIARGFTSPEHLAISGGSNGGLLVGATVTLRPDLYKAAVIGVPLLDMLRYHKLLAGASWMDEYGNPDDPEMRKAILKYSPYQKLSPTAKYPEVFVMTSTKDDRVHPGHARKFVARMKEQKHPVYYYENTEGGHAGNANIEQSILWESLKTTYLWEKLK; translated from the coding sequence ATGTCACAATCAGAACAAGATCCGTATCTTTGGTTAGAGGAAGTTGAAGGCACCAAGGCCCTTGACTTCGCAAAAGCCGAAAATGATGTGACAATCAAGCACTTCAAATCCAACCCCGATTTTAAAAATATCGAAGCGGATTATCGCAAAATCTTTTTTGCCAAAGACCGTGTTCCTGCCGTCACGTTGACCAATGGTGAGCTTTACAATTTCTGGCAGGACGAAAAAAACTTGCGCGGTGTTTGGAGAAAAACATCCGTAGCCAGTTATCAAACTGCAAATCCAAAATGGGATGTAATTTTAGATCTGGACGCAGTTTCTAAAGCTGAAAATGAAAACTGGGTATGGAAAGGCGCAAGCTTCCGTCGCCCGGGTTATGATCGCGTCTTGCTTCACCTTTCCCGCGGCGGGAAAGATGCTGTGGTCGTTCGTGAATTCGATCTAAAGACTAAATCATTTGTGAAAGACGGATTCTTTATTCCTGAATCAAAAACAAATGCTTCCTGGAAAGATCAAGACACCCTGTTTGTCGGGACTGACTGGGGCCCAGGATCGATGACGACTTCAGGTTATCCACGCATCGTGAAAACTTGGAAACGCGGAACTCCCCTGACATCTGCTGAGACTCTGGCAGAAGCAAACACGACTGACATGTCCGCTTATGCTTACACTTTGTATGACGAAGGCAAACCATTTTACTTCCATCAGATTCGCAAAGGCTTTTACTCCACTAAATTGTGGTACCACGACAAATCTGGAAAAGCCGTGCTGGTTCCAAAACCAGATGATGCTGAAAGCTGGAGCTTGTTCAAAGGCAATCTTTTGATCGAACTTCGCTCTGACTATAAGGATATGAAAGCAGGTACGTTGCTTGCGATTCCTCTGGGTAATCTGGATTTGGGTGAAAAAGCGATAAGCCAGGCGCAAGTCGTTTTCGCACCGACGGACAAGCGATTCATCGAGGGAGGATGCAATATCAAAAACCATATGATCATGGTGGTTTCCAACAACGTTCTTACGCAGATGGAAAAGGTCACATTCACTCCTCCAAATACTTGGAAATCAGAACCCATCGCACTGGGCAGCAATGGTATGGCTTCCTGCTATGACGGTGACGACGACTCCGACATTTATCTGGCGACCTACACGGATTTCTTAACACCAACTTCGTACTATATGGCGAATGCTTCTGATCCGAAGAATAAGTTCACTTTGCTAAAACAAGCAGCGAAGCGTTTTGATTCTTCGTCTCTGACGACATCTCGCTTTGAAGCCACCAGTAAAGATGGAACTAAGATTCCTTACTTTGTGGTTCACAAAAAAAATCTGAAGCTGGATGGAAGCCATCCCACTTTGCAGTATGGGTACGGAGGGTTTCAGCAATCAATGACTCCTTCTTATCTAGGTGCTTTCGGAAAAGTGTGGGCAGAAAAAGGGGGCGTATACGTTCTGACTAACTTGCGTGGTGGCGGAGAGTTCGGTCCGAAATGGCATCAAGCTGTCTTAAAAGAAAACCGCTATAAAGTTTACGAAGACAATGTCGCTATTTCCGAAGATTTGATTGCGCGTGGATTTACGTCGCCAGAACATCTGGCAATTTCCGGTGGATCTAATGGTGGTTTGTTAGTTGGTGCGACTGTGACTCTTCGTCCTGATCTTTATAAAGCGGCCGTGATCGGCGTTCCGTTACTGGATATGCTTCGCTATCACAAGTTGCTGGCGGGAGCGAGTTGGATGGATGAGTACGGTAATCCCGACGATCCAGAAATGCGCAAAGCGATTTTGAAATACTCCCCCTATCAGAAATTAAGTCCGACAGCGAAGTATCCAGAGGTCTTCGTAATGACGAGTACAAAAGACGATCGTGTTCACCCAGGGCATGCTCGTAAATTCGTAGCCCGCATGAAAGAACAAAAGCATCCAGTTTATTACTATGAAAATACCGAAGGCGGTCACGCAGGAAATGCAAACATCGAACAAAGCATTTTGTGGGAGTCTTTGAAAACCACTTACTTGTGGGAAAAACTAAAATAG
- a CDS encoding DUF3373 family protein: MKNNFKKISAAFIAGMLMVPTAQAATLEERVAELEANQSLNIFSFSGTFNTRFDDILSAKQTQPATVLGQPATFDTKDLTYLRMKFQFNIDANVSKNVKFYSRLTTSKHFNTFYQQSYAAPAVGADLGSSNDYSSTNVVLEKAYVDMTMPDTGLTFFIGRLPTVDGQPQNYKDGRARMGTYPMLSYDSVLDGMGLSYKLDQYMPQGHQLALRALYTPFAQYYAGTSGGYYTQPSKQAGGSLPTSQAGYGLMVDYGLNDMSWADNMGLVLLNFQTADLYYPAPSSAGSSSSLTLAVGGTTLAWELNGIAKTGWDLSASYLASSLKSNGRYISSTPGTGFGTSKDEDTSTGGVMLLSTRYRLGSWIIGGEWVNGSENSFYYATAAEDLTQFYSTHGNGYHLYFTKKFGQNIAARVGYMLQDYDYTPTSVGAVVESDRKIETAYANLRLDF; encoded by the coding sequence ATGAAAAACAATTTCAAAAAAATTTCGGCAGCATTCATTGCGGGTATGTTGATGGTTCCAACAGCTCAAGCGGCGACTCTTGAAGAGCGCGTAGCAGAGTTGGAAGCAAATCAATCCCTTAACATTTTCAGTTTCAGCGGTACTTTCAATACTCGTTTTGATGACATTCTTTCTGCAAAACAAACTCAGCCTGCAACTGTGTTGGGGCAGCCTGCTACATTTGACACTAAAGATTTGACGTATCTTCGTATGAAGTTCCAGTTCAATATCGACGCTAACGTTTCTAAGAACGTGAAATTCTATTCTCGTTTGACGACAAGTAAGCACTTCAATACTTTCTATCAACAATCTTATGCAGCTCCTGCGGTGGGTGCTGATCTGGGATCTTCAAATGACTACTCAAGCACTAATGTGGTTCTTGAGAAAGCCTATGTTGATATGACAATGCCAGATACAGGTTTGACATTCTTTATCGGCCGTCTTCCAACAGTAGATGGTCAGCCACAAAACTATAAAGACGGCCGTGCTCGCATGGGTACTTACCCGATGTTGTCTTACGATTCCGTCCTGGATGGTATGGGTCTTTCTTATAAATTGGATCAGTACATGCCTCAGGGACACCAATTGGCCTTGCGTGCATTGTACACTCCATTTGCTCAGTATTATGCAGGTACGTCAGGTGGATATTACACTCAACCTTCTAAACAAGCAGGTGGTAGCCTTCCAACATCTCAAGCTGGTTACGGTTTAATGGTTGATTACGGTTTGAATGATATGAGCTGGGCTGACAACATGGGCTTGGTTCTTTTGAACTTCCAGACTGCTGATTTGTATTATCCGGCGCCATCGTCTGCCGGTTCGTCGAGCAGTTTGACTCTAGCGGTTGGTGGTACAACTCTAGCTTGGGAATTGAATGGCATTGCAAAAACGGGTTGGGATCTTTCAGCTTCTTACCTTGCAAGCTCATTGAAATCTAACGGCAGATACATTTCTTCAACTCCAGGAACTGGTTTCGGTACAAGCAAAGATGAAGACACTTCAACGGGTGGAGTGATGTTGCTATCGACTCGTTATAGACTGGGTTCATGGATTATTGGTGGTGAGTGGGTGAATGGTTCTGAAAACTCATTCTACTATGCAACTGCGGCTGAAGATTTGACTCAGTTCTATAGTACGCATGGTAACGGTTACCATTTGTATTTCACTAAAAAGTTCGGTCAAAACATTGCGGCTCGTGTTGGTTATATGTTGCAAGACTACGATTACACACCGACAAGCGTTGGTGCGGTGGTTGAGTCTGATCGCAAAATCGAGACAGCATACGCAAATCTTCGTCTAGATTTCTAA
- a CDS encoding metallophosphoesterase, which translates to MAAFRAIIVGLFFAVFMYVAHQMVRYADLSGAQTLFIIAFLGALFAIVISMPLFFWSRSDARGESKPWHDAYFSAAHFSMAYISFLLTFIILRDIAGFILNYTNPEFVGTKLYGTEATGLLLVIPLVLLLLGTLVVRLGVKVIKVEIPFANMPDGLNGLRILHITDLHLAAGLPVQFVQKLVDKANNLKADMVVFTGDILDDHAIRHLPEFEILKSVQSKLGTFYVAGNHEYYWNIDTALAAFRSIGYHVLVNNTETLQVNGATLQVSGVADPAARQFGKEPADLDKLVSQQKPEAFKIFLAHQPAIADKACDKGFDLQLSGHTHGGQFFPWNFLIVFFQRYPKGLYSLKNMRLYVNQGTGYWGPSLRLGTFCELTEITLKKA; encoded by the coding sequence ATGGCTGCATTTCGCGCAATTATCGTTGGTCTATTTTTCGCGGTATTCATGTACGTCGCTCACCAAATGGTGAGATATGCCGACTTATCTGGAGCCCAAACTTTATTTATCATTGCTTTTCTGGGAGCGTTGTTTGCCATCGTGATATCGATGCCGCTGTTCTTTTGGTCCCGCAGCGATGCAAGAGGCGAATCAAAACCATGGCATGATGCTTATTTCAGCGCGGCCCACTTTTCGATGGCCTATATCAGCTTTTTGTTAACCTTCATTATCCTGCGAGACATTGCCGGATTCATTTTGAACTACACAAATCCAGAATTCGTCGGCACCAAACTTTACGGCACCGAAGCAACCGGGTTGCTTTTAGTCATTCCCTTGGTCCTTTTGCTTTTGGGAACCTTGGTAGTTCGCCTGGGAGTTAAAGTTATCAAAGTTGAGATTCCCTTTGCCAATATGCCAGATGGCTTGAATGGTCTGCGCATCCTGCACATCACGGATTTACATCTGGCAGCGGGTTTGCCCGTTCAGTTTGTTCAAAAGCTTGTGGATAAAGCGAATAACTTAAAAGCCGACATGGTGGTCTTTACGGGAGATATCCTGGACGATCATGCGATCCGCCATCTTCCTGAGTTTGAGATTCTGAAATCGGTCCAATCCAAACTTGGCACTTTTTATGTCGCCGGAAATCATGAGTACTATTGGAATATCGACACGGCTCTCGCGGCTTTTCGTTCAATCGGTTATCACGTTTTGGTTAACAATACCGAAACTCTTCAAGTTAACGGCGCGACTTTGCAAGTTTCCGGGGTGGCAGATCCCGCTGCTCGTCAGTTCGGAAAAGAGCCCGCAGATCTGGACAAACTAGTAAGCCAGCAAAAACCAGAGGCGTTTAAGATCTTTTTGGCCCATCAACCCGCCATCGCGGACAAGGCTTGTGACAAAGGCTTTGATTTACAGCTTTCCGGCCACACTCATGGTGGACAATTTTTCCCTTGGAACTTCCTGATCGTATTCTTTCAACGCTATCCTAAAGGCCTTTACAGCCTCAAAAACATGCGGCTGTATGTCAATCAAGGAACAGGTTACTGGGGACCCAGTCTACGTCTAGGAACGTTCTGCGAACTGACCGAAATTACTCTGAAAAAAGCATGA
- the rplM gene encoding 50S ribosomal protein L13 — protein MKTFNAKAEEVERKWWIVDAADQKVGRVATRIATILRGKNKAIYTPNVDTGDFVIVINTDKMELSGTKWDDKTYYRHSRFFGSMKEMTAAQAKVKDSTFIIHEAVRGMLPTNKLSRHVIMKMKTYTGAEHPHAAQKPELLTLPTKK, from the coding sequence ATGAAAACTTTCAATGCAAAAGCAGAAGAAGTTGAAAGAAAATGGTGGATCGTTGATGCCGCTGACCAAAAAGTTGGTCGTGTTGCAACTCGTATCGCTACTATTCTTCGTGGTAAAAACAAAGCTATCTACACTCCGAACGTAGACACTGGTGACTTCGTTATCGTGATCAACACGGACAAGATGGAACTTTCTGGAACTAAATGGGATGACAAAACGTACTACCGTCACAGCCGTTTCTTTGGTTCAATGAAAGAAATGACAGCAGCTCAAGCGAAAGTGAAAGATTCAACTTTCATCATTCACGAAGCTGTTCGCGGTATGCTTCCAACAAACAAGCTATCTCGTCATGTCATCATGAAAATGAAAACTTACACTGGCGCAGAGCACCCTCATGCAGCTCAAAAACCAGAACTTCTAACACTTCCAACTAAGAAGTAA
- the truA gene encoding tRNA pseudouridine(38-40) synthase TruA, with translation MEKTKVKFTVSYDGTGYCGWQKQKPEDQVSVAQVIEKALSRIFNEPIHLFASGRTDAGVHALNQVCHFTTTRKLDPAKKWDLCWALNSQLPPGIVVKKAWIAPDDFHATLSATHKTYRYLMLNTPRPSAHMNRHAGWERLPINIEHLQASSKFLLGNQDFKSFQSVGTPVKDTIREIYQADWEWRKPGLLQFTVTGSGFLKQMVRNIVGTSLLLEKQGLSAENMKGIIDAKDRAKAGPPAPAQGLYLMRVYYPKDLDNRCLEL, from the coding sequence ATGGAAAAGACCAAAGTTAAATTCACAGTCTCTTACGACGGCACAGGTTACTGTGGCTGGCAAAAACAGAAGCCCGAAGATCAGGTTTCTGTAGCGCAGGTGATTGAGAAAGCTTTGTCGCGCATCTTTAATGAACCGATTCATCTGTTCGCTTCGGGTCGCACAGATGCCGGGGTTCATGCCCTGAATCAGGTCTGCCACTTCACGACGACTCGAAAACTGGATCCTGCTAAGAAATGGGATCTGTGTTGGGCTCTTAATTCCCAGTTACCGCCGGGAATCGTGGTGAAAAAGGCTTGGATCGCTCCCGATGATTTTCACGCCACTCTTTCCGCAACTCATAAGACATATAGATATCTGATGCTAAATACCCCTCGCCCGAGCGCTCATATGAATCGCCATGCGGGGTGGGAGCGTCTGCCTATCAATATCGAGCATTTACAGGCTAGTTCTAAATTTCTTTTGGGAAATCAAGACTTTAAGAGCTTTCAATCGGTCGGAACTCCGGTCAAAGATACTATCCGCGAGATCTATCAGGCGGATTGGGAATGGCGTAAACCGGGGCTTTTGCAGTTCACGGTCACCGGCAGTGGCTTCTTGAAGCAGATGGTTCGCAACATCGTGGGTACCTCTTTGCTTTTAGAAAAGCAGGGGCTAAGTGCTGAGAATATGAAGGGAATTATCGATGCTAAGGATCGTGCTAAGGCCGGTCCTCCAGCTCCCGCTCAGGGCCTGTACCTCATGCGAGTTTATTATCCCAAGGACCTTGACAATAGGTGCCTAGAACTTTAA